One segment of Thermodesulfovibrio sp. 3907-1M DNA contains the following:
- a CDS encoding DUF1599 domain-containing protein — MLKREILSAIASEVQTLLLKKNADYGNSYFELREEFGEIAFIVRLVDKVARLKTLMKQDARVEESKKEGAWGTLGY, encoded by the coding sequence ATGCTTAAGAGAGAAATTTTAAGTGCAATAGCGTCTGAAGTTCAAACGCTGTTGCTGAAGAAGAACGCTGATTATGGTAACAGTTATTTTGAACTCAGGGAAGAATTTGGAGAAATAGCGTTCATAGTAAGACTTGTTGACAAAGTGGCAAGACTGAAGACATTGATGAAACAGGATGCACGAGTAGAAGAAAGTAAAAAGGAGGGAGCATGGGGTACATTAGGATATTAA
- a CDS encoding helix-turn-helix transcriptional regulator, with protein sequence MEFERLACIIKFARLKRGLTQEQVAKKVGITTSYVTSLENSIRTSKNTAKVILHSLGVHLAVIDD encoded by the coding sequence ATGGAATTTGAAAGGCTTGCTTGTATTATCAAATTTGCTCGGCTAAAAAGAGGGTTAACTCAAGAACAAGTGGCTAAAAAAGTTGGTATAACAACTTCATACGTTACGTCTCTTGAAAATAGCATAAGAACGTCAAAAAATACTGCAAAAGTAATTTTGCATTCATTAGGGGTTCATCTTGCTGTTATAGATGACTAA